From the genome of Natronolimnobius baerhuensis:
ACGTTCACGAGACGGTTCTCTACCGGCTGGTCCGACCCGAGGGAAGCGGCAGATCAGCCGAGTTGGCCGCCGCAGGCGACCTCGATGCGGCCTGTTTCACCTCCTCGCTGACTGTCGAACACTTCCTCGAGGCTGCCGGCGTTCGCGGCGGACGCAACGCGGCACTCGCTGGCCTCGAGAATGCTGTTGTCGGCGTTATCGGCGAACCAACCGCGGAAACCGCGCGGGAACTGGGTGTCGACGTCGATCTGGTCGCGAGCGAAGCGACGTTCGACGCGCTCGCGCGCGAAACGGTCACTGCGCTCGCCGAGCGCTGACCCAAGAGACCGCGACTTTATCAGGAAAGGCGCACCAAGAGAGTGTCGATGGCCGGGCCGATTCCCGAACTCGAGGAGCGAGCGACGCGTTGTGCACAGCGGCTGTGTGAGGCCGACCGCGTCCTGCTGGCCTCGCATATCGACGCCGACGGACTCACGAGCGGCGCAATCGCAACGCAGGCACTCGAGCGCGCGTCGATTCCCGTCGAAACCATTTTCGAGAAGCAACTCGACGACGACGCAATTGCCGCGATTGCGGCGACTGAGTACGACACTGTCTGCTTTACTGACTTCGGGAGCGGCCAACTCGATAGTATCGCCGAACACGAAGACGCAGGCGCATTTACGCCGATCATCGCCGACCACCACCAGCCCGCCGACAGCGACACGGAGTATCACCTCAATCCACTGCTGTTCGGCATCGACGGTGCCTCCGAACTTTCCGGTGCGGGCGCGAGTTACGTCCTCGCTCGGGCGCTCGCAGACGTTGCAGACGAAACCGGCCTTGCGACCGACGGCGGCACTTCGGGTGCAACGACAGACACAGCGACCGATGCTCGCGCCGACAACCGCGACCTCGCCGCACTGGCCGTCGTCGGCGCTGTCGGCGACATGCAAGCGTCCGGCGGCAAACTCCAGGGCGCAAACGAGAAAATCGTCGCTGAGGGTGTCGACGCCGGCGTCCTCGAGACCGGGAAGGACCTCGCACTCTATGGCAAACAGACCCGGCCGCTCCCGAAACTCCTCGAGTACGCAAGCGATGTCCACATTCCAGGCATTTCGAACAACGAGGCAGGAGCACTCCAGTTTCTCGAGGATCTCGACCTCGAACTCAAAGCCGACGGCGAGTGGCGACGGTGGTCCGGGCTGACCAACGACGAGAAACAGACTGTCGCGAGCGCGCTCGTCCGAAAGGCCGTCTCGACAGGCGTTCCCGCGGGCAAAATCGACGGCCTCGTCGGCACTGCCTACGTGCTGAGCGAGGAACCCGTCGGCACCGAACTGCGCGATGCAAGCGAGTTTTCGACCCTGCTCAATGCGACCGCTCGCTACGAGCGCGCCGACGTCGGTCTCGGGGTCTGTCTCGGCGACCGGGAGGGCGCACTCGAGCAAGCCCGAACGTTGCTTCGAAATCACCGCCGAAACCTCTCGGAAGGGATCACCCTCATCACGAACGAAGGCGTCACCCACGAGGAACACGTCCAGTGGTTCGACGCCGGCGACCGCATCCGCGAGACTATCGTCGGCATCGTCGCCGGCATGGCAATGGGCAACGACGGCGTCAGCCACTCGAAACCGATCTTCGCGTTCGCCGCGAAAAACGACGAGGAGACGAAGGTTTCAGCGCGTGGCACGCACAATCTGGTCCGACAGGGACTCGATCTCTCGAGCGTGATGAGCGAGGCGTCACAGGCTGTCGGCGGCGACGGCGGCGGTCACAACGTGGCGGCCGGGGCAACGGTTCCCGCAGGCGAAGAATCCGAGTTCATCGAGCATGCCAACGAACTCGTTGGCGAGCAACTGGGTTAGGACCGATCCATCGACGCCGGAACGGTCGGGATCAGTGGTGCACGCGAGGTGAGCAGATACGTCGATTTTCGGACCGCTCCCTTGGCGTACTGTACCGTGCTCTTGTGGACCGGCGTGCGCTTGCCACGAATCTGGGTCCGCCCCTCGAGGATGGCGTCGACGAGGTCGTCACCGTCGATCTCGGCTTTCGTCGGCGTGTCTGCAGTAGGTTCAACGAGGATTTCGGTGTAGGCTTTGCCGACGTTTGGCAGGTAGTGTGCATCGCTGGCACCGATTTCGGGGTATGCTCGACGGCGAGCAAACGTTCGAGCGCGACGGTTACGATAGCCGGTAAAGAGCATCGAGTTGTACGTTTCGATGGCATCGGCATCCTGAATATGACGTTTTCTGACGCCGTGGCGACTGCGCTGGAACGGATGGGGGACAACAGCGATGCCGCCGAGTTCCCGGACCGTTTCGACGGTCTCCATGAACGGCTGGCCGGGTTCAGGCCGTTCCTCGACACCGATTGCCAGAAGATGGCCGTGTCTGGTCGAGACCTCAACACCGGGAATGCCGACAAGTCCGTACTCAGGGGCGATTTCGGCAGCACGGAGGGATTCGCCGATCTCGTCGTGATCGGTGATGACGACCCCATCAAGACCGATATCAGCTGCGTGTTCTAACACGAGTTCAATCGGTTCGTGTCCGTCGTAAGAATCGTCAGAGTGAACGTGGAAATCGATTGCAAACGGAATCTGAGACGTCATCGAAGGGATAGCAGCACTACCTCGTTGACCAGTATAAACACTGTGCTGTCGAGATGACCAGCACGACCGTATTTGATATAACAATATGCAGTTTATTGGGTTTGGCAGCACACGATAGATCCATAACAGAAGCTGTGTCATACTAATCGCATAGCATCGCTCGATTGGGCGTACACTGCTTTCAGTGGCTTATTGTGCTGATTAGTCCGGCTTCGAGTCTGTCCCCGGGATAAAATCCGAGAGCGAAACCTGTTCTAACACCGCCGATACGTCGAACGGGTCCTCGAGCGCATCAGCACGCTCGTGAACTCGGTGCATACACTCAAGCAGGCCTTCGAGTGCGGCGTGGCGGGTCGAAACCCGGCCGATCTGGTCTGTGTGGAGGTAGTCACCAATCGAGTACCGATAGCGAAGTTCCCAGTAGCAGTGAAGGCCGAGACCGGGGTGACAGCGGTCAGCACTCGTCTCATCGGCGATCAGTTCGATTGGAGGCTGTCGATATCGGTAGACGAATCGGCCCTGACAGAACTCGAGTGCACCCCATCCCGGCGGCAACGCTTCCGGTGGGATCGGACGCTGATCCGAGAGCATGTGCGAGGGTATCGCGAGTGCAGCGGGAGTTCGTTCCCCTTGCGTACGCATCCACTGCTTAGGCCCCCAGATACGACATCACCCGTCGCGAGTGTCTCGTGTGCCGATTCATCGGCTACGGGACCAATCGTCCGACTTTTGTCCTCGCTCGCGCTGTACTCCGATATGGCTGACTTCGACCCCGAGAAATTCGAAGACAAGTACGCCAACTACTTCCCCGAACTCCAGCAGGCGTATAAAAACGCGTTCAACCGCATGAACGACCAATACGACTCCGAACTCGTCCATGCAATCGATCAACAAGTTCTCAATGAGAGCGAGCCCTTTTATGACGGAAACGGCGAGTTCACCATCGAACTCCCCGATAATCCCTACGGGCGACTATCAGGTATCGTCGTCGAGCAAGACCGCTTCGAGGAACTCCTCGAGATCCACGTCGGCGAAATCGAAACTGAACTCGAGCGTATTTTCGAGTTCCAATAGGGTGACGACCCCAGTGTACAGGTCGACCGAACACGAACGACGGAAGGTTTAGGGGCACTCACACCCAAGTGGCTCGTATGAGTACCGAGACCCAGAACGACGGGGACGACCTCGAGGAGCGCGTTTCGAACTTCCTGCGGCGAAACTTCCCGCAGATTCAGATGCACGGCGGTAGCGCGGCAATTCAGGATATCGACCGCGAGAGCGGCGAAGTCACCATCGCACTGGGCGGTGCCTGCAGTGGCTGTGGTATCTCGCCAATGACGATTCAGGCGATTAAGAGCCGAATGGTCAAAGAAATCCCCGAAATCGAGAAGGTCAACGCCCACACTGGGATGGACGGCGGCATGGGCGGCGAGAGCGGTGGCGGTGGCATGGAGCCGTCGTTCCCCGGCGAAACCGTCGATGACGACGGTGCAGCCGACGAAGGTCCTGAGGCCCCGTTCTAACGTTTCATCAGTGTTTAGCAGTCGATACCGCTGTTTTCACACCTCTCAGCGAACGCCAGCACCGGCTTCCCAGGTTCGGACGAGCGCCGCCAAGTGCCGATTCGCCGGCACCGCGACCGAGTCGGGGGCTTGCTCGAGCACATACCCGTTTATCGCGTCTATTTCAGTCCGCTGACCGGCACGAACGTCCTGGGCCATCGACGACGTGTTCGCAGCTGTTTCGGTTGCGACTCGCTCGAGTGCGGTGAGTGCTGCCTGCTCCGAGAGCGAGATGCCGTTTGCACGGGCGACACGGGCAGTTTCGCGTGTTGCCGTGCGAGCGGGGTCTGCTGCTGGGTCCTCGAGAATCGCGCCGTTTGACGTTCCAGTAAGCGCCGTAACCGGGTTGATTCCCGCGTTAACGGCGAGTTTCTCCCAGAGTCGACGCGGCATGTCGGTCGCGACAGTCGTTTCGATCCCAGCCGCCTCGAACGCTGTGCCGACCCCCTCGACGATGGGTGTTCGACCGCCGGATCGAGCGCCAAGGACGACGGTTCCCCGGCCTGTACACGCCACGACACCTGGCTCCTCAAGCAATGCGCCGTAGGAGACAGTTCCGGCGAGGATGGGACACTCGAGGCGGTCTGCGAGGAGGGTTTCGTTCCCCATTCCGTTCTGAACCGAGAGAACGGCATCGAACGAGCCGGTCGCCAGTTCGGCGGCGGCAGACGGGGTATCGAAGGCCTTGACGGCGACAATCGCGAGGTCAGCCGAGAGTCCGGTGATGTCGGTCGTCACCGCAGGGGTGACGTGATCATCGAACTCCCCCGTGAGCCGAAGGCCGCCGTCACGGAGC
Proteins encoded in this window:
- a CDS encoding single-stranded-DNA-specific exonuclease RecJ codes for the protein MAGPIPELEERATRCAQRLCEADRVLLASHIDADGLTSGAIATQALERASIPVETIFEKQLDDDAIAAIAATEYDTVCFTDFGSGQLDSIAEHEDAGAFTPIIADHHQPADSDTEYHLNPLLFGIDGASELSGAGASYVLARALADVADETGLATDGGTSGATTDTATDARADNRDLAALAVVGAVGDMQASGGKLQGANEKIVAEGVDAGVLETGKDLALYGKQTRPLPKLLEYASDVHIPGISNNEAGALQFLEDLDLELKADGEWRRWSGLTNDEKQTVASALVRKAVSTGVPAGKIDGLVGTAYVLSEEPVGTELRDASEFSTLLNATARYERADVGLGVCLGDREGALEQARTLLRNHRRNLSEGITLITNEGVTHEEHVQWFDAGDRIRETIVGIVAGMAMGNDGVSHSKPIFAFAAKNDEETKVSARGTHNLVRQGLDLSSVMSEASQAVGGDGGGHNVAAGATVPAGEESEFIEHANELVGEQLG
- a CDS encoding PHP-associated domain-containing protein, which translates into the protein MTSQIPFAIDFHVHSDDSYDGHEPIELVLEHAADIGLDGVVITDHDEIGESLRAAEIAPEYGLVGIPGVEVSTRHGHLLAIGVEERPEPGQPFMETVETVRELGGIAVVPHPFQRSRHGVRKRHIQDADAIETYNSMLFTGYRNRRARTFARRRAYPEIGASDAHYLPNVGKAYTEILVEPTADTPTKAEIDGDDLVDAILEGRTQIRGKRTPVHKSTVQYAKGAVRKSTYLLTSRAPLIPTVPASMDRS
- a CDS encoding DUF5783 family protein; its protein translation is MADFDPEKFEDKYANYFPELQQAYKNAFNRMNDQYDSELVHAIDQQVLNESEPFYDGNGEFTIELPDNPYGRLSGIVVEQDRFEELLEIHVGEIETELERIFEFQ
- a CDS encoding iron-sulfur cluster biogenesis protein NfuA, translating into MSTETQNDGDDLEERVSNFLRRNFPQIQMHGGSAAIQDIDRESGEVTIALGGACSGCGISPMTIQAIKSRMVKEIPEIEKVNAHTGMDGGMGGESGGGGMEPSFPGETVDDDGAADEGPEAPF
- a CDS encoding ketopantoate reductase family protein codes for the protein MDIVVFGAGSLGSLLGGLLAREHEVTLVARPAQARTLRDGGLRLTGEFDDHVTPAVTTDITGLSADLAIVAVKAFDTPSAAAELATGSFDAVLSVQNGMGNETLLADRLECPILAGTVSYGALLEEPGVVACTGRGTVVLGARSGGRTPIVEGVGTAFEAAGIETTVATDMPRRLWEKLAVNAGINPVTALTGTSNGAILEDPAADPARTATRETARVARANGISLSEQAALTALERVATETAANTSSMAQDVRAGQRTEIDAINGYVLEQAPDSVAVPANRHLAALVRTWEAGAGVR